In the genome of Shewanella denitrificans OS217, the window GCGCTAATCACCGCAAATCTTCTTTATTATTTGGAGCCTGTCGAGGGCACCCCTCTGCTCCACCCTTTCAAAGGGCCGTGATGCGCTACCAAACTACGCTAATCACCGGAAATCTTTACAATAAATCTTTCTTAAAACTTCAACATCGCAGAAGCACTTGAAGCTCGAGAACGGAGCGCATCTTAACGAGTCACCCCGTTAGCGTCAATGCTTTTTTTATTGATTTAGTCTATCTGACTACTAATGCAGCAGCTTAGGTTGAGTTAGTGCGATTATCACCCTAGCGTGAATATAATATTCGCACTATCCACCATGACAGCCCAAGTCCCCCCTGTTAGAATGACGACCGATTTCCCCTATGCCCAAATTAGAGTCACGCAACGATGCCGCCGACACTAGATGTCTTAATTAGCGCCACGTGCTTTACTCTACCCAGCTTTCTCTACCCTGATAGGATCCTAAGCCATGACAGCACAACTCATTGATGGCAAAGCGATAGCCCAAACTATTCGCTCAACATTAAAACAAAAAGTCGCCGCACGCATTGAAGCGGGTAAGCGTGCGCCAGGCCTTGCGGTCATCTTAGTTGGACTGGACGCTGCCTCTAAAATTTATGTTGGCAGCAAACGCCGTGCCTGCGAGGAAGTGGGTTTTGAATCACGTTCGTTCGATTTAGACATCAATACCAGTGAAGCCGATTTACTCGCCCTTATTGATAAATGCAACCAAGACCCAAGCATCGACGGCATTCTCGTCCAGCTGCCTTTACCTGAACATATCGATGATTCAAAAGTTATTGAGCGCATCCGCCCCGATAAAGATGTCGATGGATTTCATCCTTATAATGTCGGCCGATTAGCCCAGCGCATTCCCGTGCTGCGTCCTTGTACCCCACTTGGTATTATGACCTTAATCAAGTCCACGGGTGTAGATACCTACGGCTTAGATGCCACGATAGTAGGCGCCTCGAACATTGTTGGCCGCCCTATGACCTTGGAATTGTTGTTAGCGGGTTGCACCACCACCACTTGTCACAGATTCACCAAAAATCTCGAGCAAAAGGTTCGCCAAGCAGATTTATTGGTTGTCGCCGTTGGTAAACCTGGGTTTATTCTCGGTGAGTGGATAAAACCTGGCGCTATCGTGATTGATGTGGGCATTAACCGCCTCGAAAATGGCAGCTTAGTGGGTGATGTGGAATTTGATGCAGCGTCACAACACGCAGGCTTTATTACGCCAGTCCCTGGCGGTGTCGGTCCAATGACGATTGCCTGTTTACTTGAAAACACCTTGTATGCCGCTGAAACTTATCACGACGTGAACTAACCTTTGGTTTTAGCAAAATTATTCCATATAAAAGTTATTCAGTATGAAAAACAAAAATAAATAAATACAAAAATGCCTGCAAATGTGCAGGCATTTTTATCAGGGCTTAATTATCGCCCAACGCGAGTTTTTTAATTGACTTTTTTCTAGCCTACTTCTTTTTCCAAGTAGTCCCATTTTCACCGTCTTCAAGCACCACACCTAGCTGATTTAGACGATCGCGCGCCACATCGGCCGCAGCCCAGTCCTTTTCAGTACGGGCACGGTTACGCTCGACAATCAGCGCTTCAATCTCAGCCACTTCATCATCGCTGCCACTGCCTTTAAAGAAGGTCTCAATATCTACACTGACAATCCCAAGTACATCAGCAAGCTGCTTCATGCTCACCCCAAGGGCCGATGCGGCACCCATGTCCGTGGTTTTTAAGCGGTTAATTTCACGCACCATATCAAACAACACTGAATAGGCTTCTGGGGTATTAAAGTCATCATTCATGGCAGATTTGAACTTAGTCACATACTCATCGGCAGGCGCTGCGGTTACAGTTAAATCCAAATCTTTGAACGCTGTGTATAAACGCTCTAGTGCTGAACGCGCCTGCTTAAGGTTGTCTTCAGAGTAGTTAAGCTGGCTGCGATAATGTCCAGATAGCAAGAAGTAACGCACGGTTTGCGCATCATAATGCTTAAGTACGTCCCTAATGGTGAAAAAGTTACCTAACGACTTAGACATTTTTTCACGGTCAACCATCACCATGCCTGTGTG includes:
- the folD gene encoding bifunctional methylenetetrahydrofolate dehydrogenase/methenyltetrahydrofolate cyclohydrolase FolD, translated to MTAQLIDGKAIAQTIRSTLKQKVAARIEAGKRAPGLAVILVGLDAASKIYVGSKRRACEEVGFESRSFDLDINTSEADLLALIDKCNQDPSIDGILVQLPLPEHIDDSKVIERIRPDKDVDGFHPYNVGRLAQRIPVLRPCTPLGIMTLIKSTGVDTYGLDATIVGASNIVGRPMTLELLLAGCTTTTCHRFTKNLEQKVRQADLLVVAVGKPGFILGEWIKPGAIVIDVGINRLENGSLVGDVEFDAASQHAGFITPVPGGVGPMTIACLLENTLYAAETYHDVN